The genomic stretch GGGCCCCAAGGTGCGAGCTGCTCGAGCGCCTGCGCGACCTCGCGGGGAGCGATGCCGGTGACCACTTTGAACCCATCGAGCGGCGGGATAGGAATGAGGTTGAAAATCCCCAGCAGCACGTTCAGTGTGATGATGAACGACAGGAACAGCCAGAGGTAATCCTCGCCGGAGCCCCGCCGGATGACGGCTTCGATGCTTGGAAAGGCGGTCTCGACGAGCCCGAAACGAATCGGAATCGCCGCCAGCGCCGCGAAGAAGAAGTTCGAGGCCGGCCCCGCAAGCGCAACCAGCGCGAACCCCTGCCGGGGCCCGGTCCGCAGCCGCCAGGGGTTCACCGGGGTCGGCTTGGCCCACCCGAACCCGAAGAGGAGCAGGAGCGTCGATCCGACCGGGTCAAGGTGGGCGAGCGGATTGAGCGTC from Tepidiforma thermophila encodes the following:
- a CDS encoding site-2 protease family protein translates to MIWYLNALQDNPAVFFVYVAAWLVAILTGLAFHEFCHAWTAYQLGDDTAQRNGRLTLNPLAHLDPVGSTLLLLFGFGWAKPTPVNPWRLRTGPRQGFALVALAGPASNFFFAALAAIPIRFGLVETAFPSIEAVIRRGSGEDYLWLFLSFIITLNVLLGIFNLIPIPPLDGFKVVTGIAPREVAQALEQLAPWGPGILMTLIAFGFLTGFSPLGWLIGLVYDDVLRVIVGS